The DNA window GACGGCCATTCTCGCCAAGGTGGGTGTGGAGGGGGTTCCCTCCACGCTCGCCACGGCGTTGCGCACCGGGGTGGTGCTCGTCTTCGCGTGGAGCATCGCCCTGGCGCGAGGAGAAGGCGCGGCGCTCACGAGCTTGAGCCGGCGCACGTGGCTTTTCCTGGCGCTCTCGGGTGTGGCCACGGGCCTGTCATGGCTCGCCTACTTCCGAGCGCTCCAGCTCGCGCCGGCCTCGCGGGTGGCGCCCATCGACAAGCTGAGCCTGGCGCTCACGCTCCTGCTGGCCTGGGCGCTCCTGGGTGAGCCCATGACGTGGAAGCTCGTGCTGGGCGTGGCGCTCATGGTCTGCGGCGCGCTCCTGACCCTGGCCTGAGGGGCGCCGTCTCACGCTCCCAGCCCCCGCGTGATATAGAGACGGGGCTCATTGGGGTGAGCAAGAGGGGTGACGAAAAGAGAATGTCAGAGCGGCATATCGAGATGTTCTGGCGCTGTTCCAGTTGCAACCACCGCAACCTCGGCCGGCACCAGGTGTGCCAGCAGTGCAAGAACGCCAAGGACGGCAGCGAAGAGTACGAGATGCCGGAGGACCCGGCCTCGGCGGTCTCAGTGACCGACGAAGCGCTCCTTCGGATGGCCACCGCGGGCCCGAACTGGCGATGTGCCTATTGCGAGAGCGACCAGCGGGCCTTTGACGGCGGCTGCAAGAACTGCGGAGCCGCATCGCCTGGCCCCACGGAGGAGCCGCCGCAGCCGGCGCCCGCTCCTCCGCCGGAGGTGCCCAAGCGCAAACGTCTGCCTTGGTATGTGTGGGCCCTCATCATCGGTGTCCTCGCCTGCTGCCCGTGCTTCGTCTGTTCTTCCGGGGCGCTGAAGGAGAAGCCACAGGCGCTCCAGGTCAAGGCCGTGACGTGGGAGCACACGGTGAGCGTGGAGCGCTACCGGCTGACCGGCAAGGAAGGCTTCGCCGAGGACCGGCCAGACGGGGCGCTCCAGGTGAAGACCCTGGGCAATCGCCACCACCACGACGAGAAGATCCTCACGGGCTACGAGACCGTCTACTACACGGAGAAGCGGCAGGACGGGTACACCACCGAGTCCTACAAGGACAAGGAAGCCTGCGGCGAGGACTGCTCCCGGACGCCCAAGAAGTGCAAGGAGACCTGCACGAGCAACAAGAACGGCTTCGCCACGTGCAAGGAGACCTGCACGGGCGGCGAGGAGCGCTGCACCACGCGCTACTGCACCGTGAAGAAGACCCGCCAGGTGCCTCGCTACGTGGATGAGCGGCGCTCGCGCAAGGAGCCGCGCTACCGGAGCGAGCCGCGCGAGGCGCCCTGGTTCGCGTGGAAGGAGTGGACGTGGAGCCATGACCGGGACGTGAAGGCTCGGGGGAACACGCTCGCGACGCACTGGCCTTCCGAGGCCGAGCTGAAGCCCGCCCAGGCGCTGCTGAACGGGGAGAAGGAGCGCGACACGCGCAATGGCGCGTACAGCGTGGTCTTCCAGGGCGCCGAAGCGAAGCCGGATGTCACGTACGCGCCGAAGAGTCTCGAGGAGTTCCAGCGCTTCGGTATCGGCAGCACCCACAACGTCCAGGAGAAGGACGGCCAGGTCTCCATCGTCGTCGAGGAGAAACCGGCCGCCTCCGCTCCCGCGAAGTAGTCCGGCCGTGAGCTGCCCGGAATCCCACCGGGCAGCTCGGCCCCGTGCTTGTTACGGCAGAAGCCACCGTCGGACACAGGCAGGCGTCGCAGCTCGCCGTGAGTGATTGGATGGCGGCCGCGCCCGCATGAGGCGCCAGCCGCCGGGCTCGCTACGGCAGAAGCCGCCGCCGGAAGAACGCCAGCACTTCGTCTCTCGCCGCCGAGGTGGGTGAGCCCGCCTCATCGACGAGGTGGACGGTCATCACGCTGTGCGGCGTCGGGATGAAGCGAAAGAAGTCATCGGGGCGCGAGGACTTCGGCCCCGCCGCACTGTCGGGCAGGACGCGCCCGTGAAACCGCTCACCGAGCGACCGCTGATAAGCGGCGAAGCGCTCCGCCTTGCAGAAGGCGTCTCCCTCGAAGCGGTAGGCAAGCACCGACAGGTCTTCCTTCTCCAGCCGCTGCCTCACGAGCGCGAGCTCCTCCGTCGAGATGTTGACCGCCTCGGGCTCATCCAGCGGCAGCGACGGCTGCGACAGCACCGGCGCCAGCACCGACTTCTCCAGCATCATCGACAGCGCGAAGTTGCCGGTGAGGCACATCCCGATGGCACCCACGCCCGGGCCGCCGCACTCCGCGTGGGCATGCGCCGCGAGCGCCCTCAACCACACGGTCACAGGGCTCGACCCGTTTCCGCCCATCGCCCGAAACTCCTTGCTGATGCAGAGCCGCTCGAAGACGGCCTTGCCCTCCTTCGCGGTGGGCACGGCACCATCTCGACCAAAGAGGCTCGGCATCCAGACGGTGAAACCAGCCTCCCTCACCCAGCGGGCGAAGCGCGCGACCCGAGGACTGATGCCCGGCATCTCCGCCATGACGATGACCGCGGGCCCGCTCCCCGACACGTAGACCTTCCGCGCCTCCCCCAACAACGTGACTTCGCGAGGCTGGAAGTCCTCGAGCGGGTCATCCTGCTCGACATCGCGCTGCGTCTTGGGTGCCTGGGTCATCATGCGTGCGGTGTTCCTCCTGCCCACCAACACAGCACCGACGCACCCGAAGTCGCCAGTGTCCGAAAAGACATCTTTCGGGCAGAATCGGACACCATGTCCTTCACCGTCATCGTCCTGGAAGGCGCCTTCGCGGCGAGCGTCGCGGCGACCCTCGACATGCTCCGGGCGGCGCGCACCCTCGGGGCCCGCTCGCTGCGCTACCAGGTGTGCTCGGTCAACGGCGGCTTCGTGTCCCTCTCGTCGGGCGTGGGCGTGGAGACCTCGCGACTGCCGTCGAGGTCTCGCACGGACACCTCGACATGGGTCATCCCGGGCCTGGGAACGAACCACGCGGCGGCCGTGAACGAGCGGCTCGCGCGGCCCGACGCCACGGCGCTGTCGAAGCTCATCGCCCGTCACGTCTGCCGAGGTGGCCGCGTCGCGGCCGCCTGCACCGCGGTCTTCCTGTTGCGACAGGCTGGAGTGCTGCCACGCCGAAGGGTCACCACCACGTGGTGGCTCGCGGGCCTGCTCTCCGAGCTGGAGTCCGAATGCGTCGTCGACGCGAACGCGATGGTGTGCGCGGACGGCCCCATCCTCACGGCGGGAGCCGCCTTCGCGCAGACCGACCTCATGCTGCACCTGCTCCGCGAGCACTGCGGCCCGCGCCTGGTGGATGCCCTCGCGCGCACGCTGCTCCTCGACGGCCGCCAGGCCCAGGCGAGGTTCATCGCCCCCGAGCTCCTCGCGAACGGAGACACGTTGATTGCCCGCATCGCCTCGGAGGTGGAGGCGCACTTCCCGAATCCGCCCAGCGTCGCCACACTCGCCTCACGGATGGGCATGACGGAGCGGACCCTGTCGCGCCACGTGCGACGCGTGACGGGACAGAGCCCCCTGGCGCTCGTCCACAGCCTCAAGTCACGGCGCGCCCAGGCGCTGCTTCAATCCACGCACCTGAGCGTCGACGACGTCGCGGAGGCCGTGGGCTATCAGGACGCGAGCACCCTGCGCCGCCTCCTGAAGAAGCTGGGAGTCGCGCCTCCGCGGGCCCTGCGCTCGACTCAGATGCCCGTGCGCAGGCGCGCATAGAGCGCCTGGTCATGCACGACGCCGTCCTTCACGGCGCTGCGCCGCATCAGCCCCTCCCGCTGGAAGCCCGCCTTCTCCAGCACGCGACAGGACGCGACGTTGTCCGCGAAGGGCAGCGCGAACAGCCGGAGGAAGTCGTACTGCTCGAAGGCCCAGTGACAGAAGCCCTTGAGCGACGAGGCGGCGATGCCTCGGCCCCACAAGGGCTGCCCCAGCCAGTAGCCCACCTCGGCCGAGCGGCGCTCGATGTCCGAACCCGGAATCAGCCCGATGGAGCCGACGGCCTCCCCCGCGACCTCGATGGCGAGGTTCGTCGGAGTCTGCTCTCCCCCCGCGTGGGAGACCCACCACGCCGCATCCGCGGGCGTATAGGGGTGGGGAAACCGGTCGCGCAGGTTGAGCCAGACAGCGCGGTTGTTCGCATGCTGGACCAACGACTCCTCGTCCCCCTTCCGCCAGGGACGCAGGACACACGGACCACACTCGATTCGCAGGGACGAGGCCATCCGCCCCATCTTCGCACGGAGCCCTACTTCGTGGTGTAGCCCCCGTTGACCAGGAGGGTCTGCCCCGTCATCCACCATCCCTCCGAAACGAGGAAGCGGATGAACGGGACGATGTCCGCGATGTCCGTGAGGCCCGTCTTGGTGAACTTGGAGAGCGCCGCCGCCGTCTTGTGGTACGCGACCGCCTCCGCGCCTTCCGCCGGGTAGAAGAACGGCGTGTCCATGGGGCCTGGGCCAATGGCCGTCACGGAGATGCCGCGCTCGCCCAGCTCCTTGGAGGCCGCGCGCGTGAAGTGCTCCACCGGCGCCTTCATGCCCGCGTAGGAGGCATAGAAGGGCGTGAAGGCCCCCAGCAACGACGTCACCAGGGTACAAATCTTCCCGTGGTCATTGACGTGACGCCCCGCCTCCTTGAGGAAGAAGAAGGCGGCCTTCGCGTTCACCGCGCTCATCTCGTCGAACTCGGCCTCGGTCGTCTCCGCCAGCGGCTTCTTCAACACCTTGCCCACCGTGTTGATGGCGATGTCGGGCCGGCCCACGGCGGCGACCGCGTCCTTGAACAACTTCTCCACCGCGCCCGCGGTGCGCAGGTCCGCCTGGAGCGCGAGGGCCTTGGCGCCGGCGGCGGACACCGCGGCGACCGTCTCATCCGCGTCCTTCTTCGTCTTGGCGCTGTTGTAGTGAATCACCACTGACTTCGCGCCTTGCGCCGCGAGGTCGCGAGCCAGCAGGCCGCCCAGGTTCTTCGCGCCTCCCGCGATGAGGACCGTCTTGCCCCGGATGCCGTGGTCAGCCATGGCTCTGTCCTTTCGGTGAGTTCTCCTCGCCGTTTAGGGGGCGCCGCGCTGAATTGAAATCAGGCCCCCCCGACATCTGTTGGAGGGCCCCTGTTGGAGAGGCCACTCCGTCAGCCAGCCAACGCGGCTCGTACCGGACTGTCGACACCTCCGCACGCCCGGCCCACGCGAGACAGCGGGCAATGTCATCCTGAGCCACGTCTCCGAACCCAAGGAGCCCCTGTGGAGCCCCTGAACCCTCCGCACCACCCGCTGGACGCGGCTCACGGCGATGCGGCCGGCTGGAGCCTTCCTCGAGACATCCTCCTCCCCGGTGTCATCACGGGCTTGTTCGGCGCGTTGTTCATGCTGGCGCTCGCGCTGCCCATGGGGGCGTTCCTCCACGGAGACGTCTGGTACGCGATGCGTCTGGTGGGAGGCGTCTTCTTCCGCGAGGCCCCCGTGGGCCCCTGGGCGGTGGTGCTGGGCCTGGCCGTGCACCTGACGACCGCGAGCGGCCTGGCCATCCTCTTCGCCCTGCTGCTGCCGCCCGGCGGCACCGCGATGGAGGCGCTGATGCTGGGGCTCTTGATGGGGCTGATGCTCCAGGCCGTCATTCCGCCGCTCATCGTCCCCTTCGCGTCACCACCGCTGGCCAGGGAGGCACCCGACTCGGCGCTGTTCCTGCTGCACCTCGCCTTCGGTGCCTCGCTCACCGTCATCGTCCCGCTGCGGCGGCTGCCAGTGGTTCAGAAAGCGAATCCCACACCAACCCGGTAGCCCGCGGAGAAGCCCTCCCGCGGCCCGCGGCCCTCGAAGTATTCCTCCAGCCGGTTCGCGGAGATGGAGTCCCGCATGCCCCGCTGCGTCGCGAACGAGTGGTCCGCCTTCAGTCCCAGCGAGAGGGCGAGCCTGTTCCAGAACAACAGCGTGTAGCCCACGTCGAGCCCCACGTTCAGGGTGACGAACGTCTCGTCGCCGCCCACGAACACGCCCCGAACCTGCGCGACGTGACTGCCCACTCGCGCGCCCACGAAGGCGCCCTCCGGCGCGTTCCCGGACACGTGGTAGCGCGCGCCCACCTCCAACCCCAACCCCAGGAGGCTCTGCGTACCGTCCTCCTTCCAGCCACTGGGCTCCACCGCGAGCGCCCAGGACGAGTCGAGCGCCATGACCCACTCCAGATGCAACAGCACCGCGAACCCGAGCTCGAGCGGATGAAACATCACCACCCGCCGGGGCGCATCGCGGGGAAACAGGGCCCCCGTCTCCGTCGCCCCCTTGGAGGCGATGGAGGCGAAGCTCGCCGGCACCAGTCCCTCCTCATCGACCAGGAGCGACTGCTCCGGCTGCACGCTGAACTCCTGGACGGCGGGTGCGCTCGCGTCCTTGCGAATCAACAGGTAGCGCCCCGGACGCAGCGCGAGCTTCATCTGCCGCTCACCTCCAGCGAGCTCGAGGACACTGCGCCCCGTCGAGGCCTGGACGACCTCCAGCGGGCCCTTGCGCTGGCGCAGCACGACGATGCTGCCGCCTGTCTCCACGCGGGTGAGCGCCAGGTCCTCGCGCCCTCGGAGGTTCATGTCGAAGCTGGGATGTTGGAGCCTGTCGGCGAACAGCGCCGTGTCGCGGATGGTGAACTGCTTGGCGTAGGTGAAGGCCTCGATAAGCGACACCTCGCCATCCCCCGCGACATCGGCGGCGCCCCGCAGCCCCGCGACCAGGTGATGGGTGAAGAACGAGCCCTCCAGCGCCGCCGTCTCGTGCGCGTTCTCCAGACCAGAACTGGACGCGATAAGCACCGAGCCCGTGCTCTGGACCTCCAGCGGCACTCGGAGCGCGAAGGGCTCCGCGTCCGCGTGCAGCCCCTTGGCTTGAGTCCACCCACCGCCCCGGCACGCGTCGATGATGCCCAGCCGCACCGTGGCCGACGCACTCTCGATTCGCTGCTTCACCGCCGCGAGCGCCAGCGGCGCCCCACCCGGGTACAGCGAGAGCTGGTCCGCGTGGCCCGAGTAATAGAACAACAGCAGGGTCTGTCCCGAGGCCCCTCGGAGCTGTTCGAGCTTCTGGTCCAGCGCCGTGAGGAGGGCTTCCGGCGTCGGGTCCAACAACAGCTCGACATCGCCCGGCGCGAACTCCCCCACCTGGAGGAGCACGTCCATCATCCGGCGGGCATCCTCGTGTGCATAGCGCAACGCGGCCCGGCCCAGCACCGCGGCGTTGGCCCCCACCACGACCGCCACCCGCCGGGTGGGCCGTGCCTGCTCACGCGACACCACCGCCTCGGCCCGGGCCATCGCCCCCGACACCAGGACGAAGAGGAGACACAGGTACAAGAGCAGCCTCATGGCGCGTGACTCTTGGGCAGACGAAGCTCGACGGTCCAGAGCTTCATGCCTTGAGGCGCGAGCGGGAAGAGCTGGAGGGCCTCGGGTTCCGTCAAGGGCTCCTCGCTGAAGAGGACGCGCAGGTGCTCATCTCCTTCCGCCGCATCCACCCGCCAGCTCGCGGGCAACACCAGCGGAGCACCGGGCGTCAGCGGCCCCGCGAACAACAGGCTCCACCCCGACAGTCCTCCGGAATCCCACGCCCCCACGTACACGTAGCGGTGCGGCTCCGACACCACGCTCAAGCGGATGCGGTCCCCGGGCTGAAGCAGCGACTGCCCATCCCAGAGAAAGACCTGGTCGCCCCGCTTGAGATGCACCGCCACCACGGGGGTCCCCTTCGCGGCCACGGCGGGGGGCGGCAACGCATCCGGCTTCATCGACAGGACCACGGCCCCGGCGACCAAGGCCGCCGTCGCGGTCGCCGCCAGGAACCTCCCCCAGGGCCCTTCTCGGCCAAAAGACTCCACGCGGGCCGGTGGAGCCTCGCGCACCCACGCGGGGATGGGCTCGGCGTCCCGAGGCCGCAGCACATAGGCGCGGCACTCGGCACATGCCTCCAGGTGGGCGTCGAGCAACGCATCTCGGACGCCAAGCGCCGCGCGGTCCAGCGCGAGGAAGGACGGATGTCGTGAGGAAGGCGTCATGTGCCGAGCATCCTCCGCAGTTGTTCCACCTGTTCATCGAGCCGCTGGAGGAGCCGCCGCACCGTGCGCTCGGACACCTGGAGCACCTCCGCGATTTCTTCCTGCGTCATGCCATCCAACCGGCTCATCAACGCCGCCTCCAGCGCATCCGTGGGCAGGTGCCTGGCGAGGGCCTCGAGTTCCTGGCGCTGCTCCGCCAGGGTCTCCACGGAGCGCTCCCGCTGCGGGCTCATGAGCGCCATCCGCTCCACCCGAAGGGGCTGGCTTCGGCGTGCGCGGAGCTTGTCCACGGCCAGGTTCGTACTCGTCCGATAGATCCACGCCGTCGCCCACTGCGCGTCCTTCGTCACCAGCCCTGACTGCCACAGCCGGATGAAGGTCTCCTGCGCGACGTCCTGCGCCTCGTCGGAGTCACCCAACATCCGGCGACACTTGTCGCGGATGAGGGGGAAGTAGCGCCGATAGGCACTCTGGATGTCAGCGGCCACGGCGCGTGGGGCTCCCGCAAAGGCGAAGTCGTCCAAGGGAAACGAACAGGGCCCTGAAAAGCGGCCAGGAAATCTCGCGGCGCGTTTCTAGCGGAGAAGGTGGCCGGATTCCCGTCCCTCCACCGTTCCCTCCACGAACCCTCGACGGCGTCTTCGAGGGAGCCGCGTCACTCCTCCGCGCCCCAGGGCGCAGCCCGAGAGCCCCATGCCCCGGCCTCCGCCGGCGCCCTTCATCCCAAGGGCCGCCCTCTTTCTATGCTTCATCGCCCACGCCGCCCTGGCCCAGGGCGTGGTGCCTTCAGCCCCCCAGGTCGTCGAGTTCGACATCCAGACCACCGACGCGGGCCTGAGCATCTCCGAATCCCCCCATCCGGGCGAGGACGCGGGGACCGTCGAGCTCATTCCTCCCACGCTCGTCACCCACTCTCCGGCCCGCCATCCCGAGGGGCTCGAGGACACGACCACCGCCGTCCCGCTCGAGCTGCTGGTGGATGAGCAGGGCGCGGTGAGCGAGGCCCGGGTCACCGAGAGCCTGGACCCGAGGTTCTCGGCCGCCGCGCTCTCGGCGGCCCAGGGCCTGCGCTTCTCTCCCGCGCGGCTGCGCGAGCGCCCCGTCGCGGTGCGCATGCGCTTCGTCTACTACTTCCAAGGCAGGGCCCAGGCTCCTCCTCGAGCGTGGATTCACGGCCACGTGCGGGCCCGCGGCTCACGCCGGCCGTTGCTCGACGCCACGCTCCACATCTCCGGGCAGTCACTCCCCATCTCGCCCGACGCGCAGGGAGACTTCGAGCTCCCGCTCCCCACCGGTCCGCACACGATTGAAGTCCGCGCTCCCGGCTACAAACCCACCACCTTCCAGGAGACCCTCACCGACGGCCAACGGCTCACCGTCATCTATCGATTGGAGCCCCTGCGGCTCAATCCCTACGAGACCCTGGTGAGGGATGAGCGCCCGCGCACGGAGGTGACGCGCATCACCTTGCATGAGCAGGAGATTCGCGAGGTGCCTGGGACCCAGGGCGACCCGTTCCGGGTGGTGATGTTGATGCCGGGCGTGGGGGGCCTCGCGTCCGGCCTGGGGCATCCCGTCATCCGAGGAGGCCAGCCCGCCTCCACGGGGTTCTTCCTCGACGGAGTGCGAGTCCCCACGCTCTATCACCTGTTCGTGGGCCCTGCCGTCGTGCAGCCCGAGTTCATCGACACCCTGGACTTCCATCCGGGCGCGCCGCCAGTCCAGTACGGGCGGCTCCTGGGAGGTGTCGTCGAGGGGCGCGTGTCGCGTCCTCGCGAGGACCGCCTGCACGTCTCCGCGGCCCTGGACTTCATCAACAGCAGCCTCCTCGTCGAGGTCCCCATCGCCTCCACGGGCACCCACGTCACCCTCGCGGGCCGCGTGAGCTACACCGGCCTGCTGTTGACGCTGGCCTCCAAGGTCGCCGCGCAAAAGGGCGCGGAGAGCATCGATGCCCGGTTCTGGGACTACCAGGCGCGCATCGAGCAGCGAGTGGGTGATGGAAGGCTGCGCCTGTTGGCCCTGGGCAGCTCCGACACGCTGGCCGAGCGCGCGCCCACCCAGCCCCAACGCGTGCCGGGACTGGACATCCCTCAAGACCCCATCGACGGCGTGGGGGTCCTCTCCCGCTTCCACCGGATGGACCTGCGAGGAACCCATCCGCTGGCGGGAGGGGAGCTGGAGGTGGGCCTCACCGCGGGCCTCGACGCGCTGAGCTTCACCTGGGAGCGCGGTCCGCCGCGAGTCCCCATTGGCGAGTACACGTTGCGCGAGCAGAGCCTCGCCGGACGCCTGCGCTGGACGCGTGAACTGGGGCAGACGCTGCGCCTCGCGTTGGGAGGGGACCTGGAGCACCGCCGCGCCACCGTCGTCGCTCGCGGCAACGGCGCCCCCGTGGGCTCCACGTATTTCGATGACGACGACCCACTCACCCGTCCCACGTCGGAGGCGCGGCTGAGCTCGGCCTTCGCGGAGGTGCGGTGGGCGCCCTCGCCGGACTGGATGGTGGTGCCCGGCGTGCGAGTGGATGCCTATCAACTCCTCGGAGAGGTCACCCACACGACGCTGGAGCCGAGGCTCGCGGTGCGCCATGCCTTGACGCAGACGCTCGTGCTCAAGGCCGGCGCGGGCCTCTTCCATCAAGCGCCCACCGTGCTCGTGCACATGCCGGTGATGGACACCTCCGCGCTCCGCCACGGCCTCCAGGAAGCGCTTCAGTTCGACGTGGGCGCCGAGTGGAAGCCCCACGAAGCGTGGGAGTTCAACGCCGACGTCTTCTACAACCCGCTGCTCCGCTCGGTGGAGTTCGACGTCCGGCAAGCACTCAACCTCCGCCGCCGGGGCGTCACCGCCGAGCCGCCTCCCACCGCGAGTGGCGAGGCGTATGGCTTCGAGCTGATGGCCCGCCACCCCTTGGGGGGTAACTGGTTCGGCTGGGCTTCGTACAGCTTCCTGCAGAGCCGGCGGCGGCTGCGCATCGACCGGTACGACGACCAGAACCAGCGCGTCGCGAGCGAGGAGGCCACGGTGCCATTTGCCTTCGAACAGGCGCACGTCTTCAACGCGGCCCTCAGCTACAAGTTCGACGGCGGCTACACCGTGGGCGCGGTGCTGCACTTCAACACCGGACGCCCCGAGACGGGCGAACTCACACCGCACCCCATGCGCGCGGGCCTGGATGACGAGGGCCAACCGAAGTGGGTGCGACAAGACCGGGACAAGGTCGGACGCCTTCCGTCCTACTGGCGGGTGGACCTGCGCGCCGCCAAGGCGTGGGCACTGGATGACCTCACCCTGGAGCTCTCGCTGGACCTGCTGAACGCGTCCCTCCAGCAGGAGGTCCTCTTCTACGAATACGTCTCCGAGCAGACCGCACCGGAATCCCCCCCGACGCTGAGGCGCGCTCCGCGTGGCTTCCCCGTCATCCTCCCCATGCTGGGGTTGAAAGGCACGTACTGACATGCGCCCCTGGTCCCTGGGACTCCTCCTGGCCGCGCTGTGCGGCACGGGCTGTGAGCCGTTCCCCGATTCGCCCGTCTACTTCTATGGCCTGGCGCTCCGGGAGGACGGCACTCCGTTCAGCCACACCGAGCTGCGCGTGGATGGCGCGCGCCCTCGCTCATTCTCGGCGCCCCAAGATGCCCCCGACTTCATTCCCCACAGCGAGTCGACCACCCACGCCAACGGCGCCTTCGCGCTGCAAGTCCTCGCGGGAGACATCCAGAGCAGGGTCGAGGGAAGGAACTCGCGCTTGCGCTCCACGTTCCGCGAGCGATACCGCGTGGCCACACCCCTGGAGAACGGCCGGGGCGCGTTCATCTCCTTCACGCTGCTCAATGGCGGAGGTGACTCCGAGCTCCCGGTGATGCGGACGTGGGCCGCGAACCTGGCGCTGAGCGGGTCGGCGGAGGGCCTCGCGCTGACGTTCGCGCCGCTTCCCCCCGAGCCCCAAGCCCCCCTGGGAGTCGTCGTGGATGAAGACGCACTCCCGCCAGGGGTCCCCGCGCCGAGGTCGGCGTTGATTCCCCTCTCCACGCTGGAGCTGCACGGCGCCACGGGGCTCCTCTGGCAGGAGTCCGAGGTGAGCTCTCCCAGGCGGCTCCCTCCATGGCTGCTCGAGGACTTCGCCTCGGTCGAGGCCCAGGTGCGGGTGATGAGCGCGGGCCGGTGGAACCGGACGCCCGTCACCGCGCCAGAGTCCTGGCTCTTGTTCCGGCTCGAATGGCGAAGCGAGCGACTGGCCCTCCCCGCGGGCTCGCTGCGCCCCGTCAGCCGAGGCGCGGCGTGCTACCCGACGCTGCCCGCGCCCTGCCCCTTCACGGACGGAGCGCTCGCCCCGCATTCCCCCGAGAAGCTCTGGCCCAGACCCACTCCGACAACGGAGTCCGTGCGCGTCGGCGTCCGGCTCGACACGCCCACGCGTGTCTCCCGCCTGGTGGTGCGCGAGCTGAGGACCTCCGCGGAGGAGCTCGTCATCGAAGGCAGCGAGGATGGGGAACAGTGGAGTGAACTCGCGCGGCGAACCCTGGCGCCCCAGGACGACCGGCAGACCACGGGTCGCAACTTCCGGGAGGACGGCCACGCGGACAGCCCGTGGGACCCGCCCCTGTTGTCGAGCCGGCTCAGGCCGCGATTCTTCCTCGACCTCCCCCTGCCGGACGCCCGCCCGCTCCGCTTCATCCGCCTCTCCCCCGTCTGGGGCGGTAACCGCCTCGTCGGTGTCGAGGCCCTCGCGGAGTTGTCCCTCTTCGAAGCGGCGAGCCCCCCATAGGCCCCGCCTCTATTCCTTCAGGAACTCGCGCATCACCTCCGGCGCCCAGCGAAACACCGTCTTCTCACCCGAAGTTGCACCCAACCGTTTGTAGAAGGCCCGCGCCGAGTCATTGTCTGGATACATCTCCCAACGCACGGGCACCCCCTCGGCGGAGCCCACCTCCGCCAGATGGCGCATCAGCGCGAGGCCCAACCCCAAGCCTCGCGCGCTCTGACGCACGTAGAGGTCATCCAGACGCAGCACCCGCGAGTCGACCCACGGCATGAAGTCCACGGTGTAGCTCGCGAAGCCGACGACTCCGTCCGGCCCCTCCACCAGCGCGCCCCGAAGCATGGGCGGCTGAGCCGCCAGCGCCTCACGCAAACGGGGCTCCGTCGCGCGCATGTATTGAGCAAGCCCCTGGTACTCCGCGAACTCGCGCAGCAGGGACAGAAGCAAGGGCGCATCCTCTTCGGTGGCCACTCGAACACGATACGAATCAGGATGTTTCACGAAGCGCATGCGACTGAACTCCACGACATCAGGGGTTTCCAAGCGATACCGCCGCGCCCGTCAGCGCTTCTCCAGCATCGGGCGCGGGTCGAACGTGACGCGGATGTGCGTGATGAGTCCGTCTTCGACATGGCTCCAGTTCGCCACCTGCACGGGGGCCTTGTCGAAGGGATGGATTTCAAACCACGTCA is part of the Myxococcus landrumus genome and encodes:
- a CDS encoding TonB-dependent receptor domain-containing protein yields the protein MVPSAPQVVEFDIQTTDAGLSISESPHPGEDAGTVELIPPTLVTHSPARHPEGLEDTTTAVPLELLVDEQGAVSEARVTESLDPRFSAAALSAAQGLRFSPARLRERPVAVRMRFVYYFQGRAQAPPRAWIHGHVRARGSRRPLLDATLHISGQSLPISPDAQGDFELPLPTGPHTIEVRAPGYKPTTFQETLTDGQRLTVIYRLEPLRLNPYETLVRDERPRTEVTRITLHEQEIREVPGTQGDPFRVVMLMPGVGGLASGLGHPVIRGGQPASTGFFLDGVRVPTLYHLFVGPAVVQPEFIDTLDFHPGAPPVQYGRLLGGVVEGRVSRPREDRLHVSAALDFINSSLLVEVPIASTGTHVTLAGRVSYTGLLLTLASKVAAQKGAESIDARFWDYQARIEQRVGDGRLRLLALGSSDTLAERAPTQPQRVPGLDIPQDPIDGVGVLSRFHRMDLRGTHPLAGGELEVGLTAGLDALSFTWERGPPRVPIGEYTLREQSLAGRLRWTRELGQTLRLALGGDLEHRRATVVARGNGAPVGSTYFDDDDPLTRPTSEARLSSAFAEVRWAPSPDWMVVPGVRVDAYQLLGEVTHTTLEPRLAVRHALTQTLVLKAGAGLFHQAPTVLVHMPVMDTSALRHGLQEALQFDVGAEWKPHEAWEFNADVFYNPLLRSVEFDVRQALNLRRRGVTAEPPPTASGEAYGFELMARHPLGGNWFGWASYSFLQSRRRLRIDRYDDQNQRVASEEATVPFAFEQAHVFNAALSYKFDGGYTVGAVLHFNTGRPETGELTPHPMRAGLDDEGQPKWVRQDRDKVGRLPSYWRVDLRAAKAWALDDLTLELSLDLLNASLQQEVLFYEYVSEQTAPESPPTLRRAPRGFPVILPMLGLKGTY
- a CDS encoding GNAT family N-acetyltransferase translates to MLLSLLREFAEYQGLAQYMRATEPRLREALAAQPPMLRGALVEGPDGVVGFASYTVDFMPWVDSRVLRLDDLYVRQSARGLGLGLALMRHLAEVGSAEGVPVRWEMYPDNDSARAFYKRLGATSGEKTVFRWAPEVMREFLKE